The following proteins are encoded in a genomic region of bacterium:
- a CDS encoding succinate dehydrogenase, with product MGVSNKNYFLLRKLHQFTGAIPLGAYLLVHLLVNSYSTMGYAEFDEKVHLLESMPILIAMEIGLIYLPLIYHSLFGIWVGFIAKNNPLRFPYARNWNFAIQRWTGFFMLFFLAYHAWFMRFQGTPIGEMVKNVGFAGSGYAKVVEHLASNGMMALYAVGLIATTYHFANGLWEFCIDWGITVSMKAQQISAMVMIVVWLGVSALGLMSIAGFRNPALIEEAKQVQPAAAGHSHGEVY from the coding sequence ATGGGCGTTTCCAACAAGAACTACTTCCTGCTGAGGAAGTTGCACCAGTTCACCGGCGCGATCCCGCTGGGTGCTTACCTGCTTGTGCACCTTCTCGTCAACTCCTACTCGACTATGGGTTACGCCGAGTTCGACGAAAAGGTCCACCTCCTCGAGTCCATGCCGATCCTGATCGCCATGGAGATCGGCCTCATCTACTTGCCGCTCATCTACCACTCGCTGTTCGGCATCTGGGTGGGCTTCATCGCCAAGAACAACCCCCTGCGCTTCCCCTACGCCCGGAACTGGAACTTCGCGATCCAGCGCTGGACCGGCTTCTTCATGCTCTTCTTCCTGGCTTACCACGCCTGGTTCATGCGCTTCCAGGGCACGCCCATCGGCGAGATGGTCAAGAACGTCGGCTTCGCCGGCTCAGGCTACGCCAAGGTCGTCGAGCACCTGGCGAGCAACGGCATGATGGCCCTGTACGCGGTCGGCCTGATCGCCACCACCTACCACTTCGCCAACGGCCTGTGGGAGTTCTGCATCGACTGGGGCATCACCGTCAGCATGAAGGCCCAGCAGATCTCGGCCATGGTGATGATCGTGGTGTGGCTCGGCGTCTCGGCCCTCGGCCTGATGTCGATTGCAGGCTTCCGTAACCCGGCGCTCATCGAAGAGGCCAAGCAGGTCCAGCCCGCCGCGGCGGGTCATTCCCACGGGGAGGTTTACTAA